One window of Oscillibacter hominis genomic DNA carries:
- a CDS encoding S-layer homology domain-containing protein, which produces MKKFLSLALALVMALSLFTVASAKEYKDLSDKDEITYSEAVAVLNKLGIIEGYEDGSFKPDTALNRAQAAKIMCGLLLTQATADKLTVSAAPFKDVSADYWAAAYISYCKNAKILDGYSDGTFRPTATLTGYQFCKMLLTALGYKSEKEGFTGSGWTLNVASKINTVGLTKGNVEFGGNSEVTREEACLYALNMLKATEVEYSGLSVDVTTGDSQVSINNNQAEPVKNNGDSDGNIKDDNLMQFAEEHFGALKISNSNDEDDFGRPSNTWSYRNVSFGTFAKQPDFVYTSGVGSYGNNTEAEDAKALGLKGYKFATRNTADEGQPAVYTSAVNAVVNGQEVTQEGGTADKDGFQIKSMKELASLTSNGTVVEVYVDDDTADLITDVVVVKSQLMQINRVSTSAKTVSLKKVESENTNVKSVVAVDEDNDYYAVLSQMKADDYVVITPVRDGNSYKVGAAYKPTTDSGALSKVSMKVENNVKTVNGVTLNGTAYKLSAIRDGFENLDSTSVVNASKDSTLYLDKYGYAMYITDVTSGSDFFIFSSIYNTLVDGKLVYVAQGYDLEGNAVSLNVGTNRKDTDVIPETMTMGTIYAYSTSGSKNNGEYKITPAATTNTEDGRKYVDNTGLTLTQNASATNISGKGYYASGVKFVYLSVNDGEIDKVTVREGVQKVSGLSAKLVFNKDNEITYVIVTGDAEDATGTNVAFVSKKTGETSVGNKAADIYTLYIDGVKTEGVVSKNQGLDGKFVTYSAGDDNVYTLKEYNSSNNTTSVATGLTLNDVADQFVGTRYLVGLVQDAQNQDIDLNVAKAEVIDLTDYNLGSIGEIKDALTSSADPGNDSKLTDVTIAVIYNGNSSSSSYGQVSYLFVTAGTARA; this is translated from the coding sequence ATGAAGAAGTTCCTTTCTCTGGCACTTGCTCTGGTGATGGCTCTGTCCCTGTTCACCGTTGCAAGCGCCAAGGAGTACAAGGATCTGTCCGATAAGGACGAGATCACCTACTCCGAGGCTGTTGCCGTGCTGAACAAGCTCGGCATCATCGAGGGTTATGAAGACGGTTCCTTCAAGCCCGACACCGCTCTGAACCGCGCCCAGGCTGCCAAGATTATGTGCGGCCTGCTGCTGACCCAGGCTACGGCTGACAAGCTGACCGTCAGCGCCGCTCCTTTCAAGGATGTGTCCGCTGACTACTGGGCCGCCGCCTACATCTCCTACTGCAAGAACGCCAAGATCCTGGACGGCTACAGCGATGGCACCTTCCGTCCCACCGCTACCCTGACCGGCTATCAGTTCTGCAAGATGCTGCTGACTGCTCTGGGCTACAAGTCCGAAAAGGAAGGCTTCACCGGTTCCGGCTGGACCCTGAACGTTGCCAGCAAGATCAACACCGTTGGCCTGACCAAGGGCAACGTGGAGTTCGGCGGCAACAGCGAGGTCACCCGCGAGGAGGCCTGCCTATATGCTCTGAACATGCTGAAGGCCACTGAGGTTGAGTACTCTGGTCTGTCCGTTGACGTCACCACTGGCGATTCTCAGGTGAGCATCAACAACAATCAGGCTGAGCCTGTTAAAAACAATGGCGATTCCGACGGCAACATCAAGGACGATAATTTGATGCAGTTTGCTGAGGAGCACTTCGGCGCTCTGAAGATCAGCAACAGCAACGACGAGGACGATTTCGGCCGTCCCTCCAACACCTGGAGCTATCGCAACGTTTCCTTTGGTACCTTTGCCAAGCAGCCTGACTTCGTCTACACCTCCGGTGTTGGTTCCTATGGCAACAACACCGAGGCTGAGGACGCCAAGGCTCTGGGTCTGAAGGGCTACAAGTTTGCTACCCGCAATACCGCTGATGAGGGCCAACCTGCTGTCTACACTTCCGCTGTCAACGCCGTGGTTAATGGCCAGGAAGTAACCCAGGAAGGCGGTACTGCTGACAAGGACGGTTTCCAGATCAAATCCATGAAGGAACTGGCCTCTCTGACCAGCAACGGCACCGTGGTCGAGGTCTATGTGGATGATGACACCGCCGATCTGATCACCGACGTGGTTGTCGTGAAGTCTCAGCTGATGCAGATTAACCGTGTCAGCACCAGCGCCAAGACCGTCTCCCTGAAGAAGGTCGAGTCTGAGAATACCAATGTTAAGTCCGTCGTCGCTGTTGACGAGGACAACGACTACTATGCTGTTCTGTCCCAGATGAAGGCTGATGATTATGTGGTCATCACTCCTGTTCGGGATGGCAATTCCTATAAGGTTGGTGCTGCCTACAAGCCCACCACCGACTCCGGCGCTCTGTCCAAGGTCTCCATGAAGGTCGAGAACAATGTAAAGACTGTCAACGGCGTCACCCTGAACGGCACCGCTTACAAGCTGAGCGCGATTCGTGACGGCTTTGAAAATCTGGATTCCACAAGCGTTGTCAACGCCAGCAAGGACAGCACCCTGTATCTGGATAAGTACGGCTATGCCATGTACATCACTGATGTCACCTCCGGCAGCGACTTCTTCATCTTCAGCAGCATCTACAACACTCTGGTCGATGGCAAGCTGGTCTATGTTGCCCAGGGCTATGACCTGGAGGGCAATGCTGTTTCCCTGAACGTGGGTACCAATAGAAAAGATACCGATGTTATTCCTGAAACCATGACCATGGGTACCATCTATGCTTACAGCACCAGCGGTTCCAAGAACAACGGTGAGTATAAGATCACCCCGGCTGCTACCACTAACACTGAGGATGGCAGAAAGTATGTTGACAACACCGGCCTGACCCTGACTCAGAACGCCAGCGCCACCAACATTTCCGGCAAGGGCTACTATGCCTCCGGCGTGAAGTTCGTGTACCTGAGCGTGAACGACGGCGAGATCGACAAGGTCACCGTCCGCGAGGGCGTCCAGAAGGTTTCCGGCCTGTCTGCTAAGCTGGTCTTCAACAAGGACAATGAAATCACTTATGTGATCGTGACCGGCGATGCTGAGGATGCCACCGGCACCAACGTGGCCTTCGTTTCCAAGAAGACCGGCGAGACCAGCGTGGGCAACAAGGCTGCAGACATCTACACCCTGTACATTGACGGTGTCAAGACCGAGGGCGTTGTCTCCAAGAATCAGGGTCTGGATGGCAAGTTTGTCACCTACTCCGCCGGCGACGACAATGTCTACACCCTGAAGGAGTATAACAGCTCTAACAACACCACTTCCGTGGCCACCGGTTTGACTCTGAACGATGTTGCTGATCAGTTTGTCGGCACCCGTTATCTGGTTGGTCTGGTTCAGGATGCTCAGAACCAGGATATTGACCTGAACGTTGCAAAGGCTGAGGTCATTGACCTGACCGATTACAACCTGGGCTCCATCGGCGAGATCAAGGACGCTCTGACCTCATCCGCTGATCCCGGCAACGACAGCAAGCTGACTGATGTTACCATTGCTGTGATCTACAATGGCAACTCCAGCTCCAGCAGCTACGGCCAGGTTTCTTACCTGTTCGTTACCGCTGGCACCGCTCGTGCCTAA
- a CDS encoding DUF3870 domain-containing protein, which translates to MRYPEHSLLVVGMAKPSREDAIYSTHGEFYISLVLCRETGEILDMGCNTIVGVTAEFVRQLLVGKRLPEDLPTLEREIRARYFALTQKPLVAALKDASNRFCAARGQ; encoded by the coding sequence ATGCGTTATCCGGAGCATTCCCTCCTGGTGGTGGGGATGGCCAAGCCCAGCCGGGAGGACGCCATCTACAGCACCCACGGGGAGTTTTACATCAGCCTGGTGCTCTGCCGGGAGACCGGGGAGATTCTGGACATGGGCTGCAACACCATCGTGGGCGTCACGGCGGAATTTGTGCGCCAGCTCCTGGTTGGGAAGCGTCTGCCGGAGGATTTGCCCACGCTGGAGCGGGAGATCCGCGCGCGCTACTTCGCCCTGACGCAAAAGCCGCTGGTCGCCGCGCTGAAGGACGCCTCCAACCGCTTCTGCGCCGCAAGGGGGCAGTAA
- a CDS encoding DUF4392 domain-containing protein, giving the protein MDFEQALYEQLRRGNRGLRAPMPALRELSGVLLRSRSVLVLTGFPVDCGAVAGETDGPIGAAEIAGALTDLGCRVLVATDAPSYRNVRSALELAAPGAELAAVPFLETERFFRRLFDSYQPDLVLSIERPGKGMDGHFHNMRGAVIDRMAADTDSCFQLARQRSITTVAIGDGGNELGMGALYDKVCAHVPHGAEIAAVEPAQFTLAAGVSNWWGAGLAALLSHATGRELMLTEQEETELLRAIVDAGAVDGCTKRRAMSVDGLELSVHLKVRRALMQLLKEEKTLCG; this is encoded by the coding sequence ATGGACTTTGAGCAAGCGTTATATGAACAGCTGCGGCGGGGGAACCGGGGGCTTCGCGCGCCCATGCCGGCCCTGCGGGAGCTGAGCGGGGTGCTGCTGCGCAGCCGCTCCGTGCTGGTGCTGACCGGGTTCCCGGTGGACTGCGGCGCCGTGGCGGGTGAGACGGACGGCCCCATCGGCGCGGCGGAGATCGCGGGCGCGCTGACTGACCTGGGATGCCGGGTGCTGGTGGCCACGGATGCGCCGTCCTACCGGAACGTGCGGTCGGCCCTGGAGCTCGCGGCGCCTGGGGCGGAGCTGGCGGCCGTCCCGTTTTTGGAGACTGAGCGGTTCTTCAGGAGGCTCTTTGACTCTTATCAGCCCGACCTGGTGCTCTCCATCGAGCGCCCCGGGAAGGGGATGGACGGCCATTTCCACAACATGCGGGGTGCTGTGATCGACCGCATGGCGGCGGATACGGACAGCTGCTTTCAGCTGGCCCGTCAGCGTTCCATCACAACAGTGGCCATCGGCGACGGCGGCAACGAGTTGGGGATGGGCGCGCTTTACGACAAGGTGTGCGCCCATGTGCCCCATGGCGCGGAAATCGCCGCGGTGGAGCCGGCCCAGTTCACTCTGGCGGCCGGGGTGTCCAACTGGTGGGGGGCCGGCCTTGCGGCCCTGCTGTCCCATGCCACGGGCCGGGAGCTGATGCTTACGGAGCAGGAGGAGACGGAGCTGCTGCGGGCCATTGTGGATGCCGGGGCGGTGGATGGCTGCACGAAGCGGCGGGCCATGAGCGTGGACGGATTGGAG